A single window of Meiothermus sp. DNA harbors:
- a CDS encoding acylphosphatase, which produces MFRITVLVSGQVQGVGYRYFTRKKAFELGLSGYAENLADGRVEVVAEGEKADLEHLIHHLRQGPRGARVEHLDVQWSEATGLKGFQTY; this is translated from the coding sequence GTGTTTCGAATCACCGTACTGGTCAGTGGACAGGTGCAAGGGGTGGGCTACCGCTATTTCACCCGCAAGAAAGCCTTTGAGTTGGGCCTCTCTGGCTACGCCGAGAACTTGGCCGATGGGCGCGTAGAGGTGGTGGCCGAAGGCGAAAAAGCCGACCTCGAGCACCTAATTCACCACCTACGCCAGGGGCCCCGGGGGGCCCGGGTGGAGCACCTGGACGTGCAGTGGAGCGAGGCCACCGGCCTCAAGGGATTTCAAACGTACTGA
- the hflX gene encoding GTPase HflX gives MEKIFGRTNGLKPSEKKRLANLYNRRVGANRLLSAELSRTLAALSGELGKPISLLFDRGGRVIRVAVGDAKELPVPESALVETRLSGYRVLHTHLGNGGLSRPDLSMLFLHRLDAMAALEVEQGHPGKLHLALLSPPKADEEDWQMLPSRPYHEYLEWDVTAAVNALEEELSRQARGLDLRDGSGERAVLIGLDQGEGVQAEVDLAELAELARTAGAIVAHKELVFRPSLDPRYAIGRGKVEELVSHAYHQNADTLIFGIELSAAQARELEAITGLKVLDRTQLILDIFAQHARTPEAKVQVELAQLRYLLPRLVGKGKELSRLGGGIGTRGPGETKLEVDRRRLQDRIAELTRKLREIAGRRQETRRRRDKSGLPIVGVVGYTNAGKTTLMQALAKKGEEGENKLFATLRPLTRRGFLPGIGEVLYTDTVGFIRHMPGDLLEAFRSTLEELRDADVLLHVLDASQEGALERYQVVEDLLADLGVETRPILVLSKADRAGGYDLEFLKERLGGLPVSAVSGLGLHELKQTLAEALVVQGVRPAAWAHLSSEPAPSRPAFAD, from the coding sequence GTGGAGAAAATCTTCGGACGCACCAACGGTCTTAAGCCGAGCGAAAAGAAGCGCCTTGCCAATCTGTACAACCGTCGGGTGGGGGCCAACCGCTTGCTCTCTGCCGAGCTATCCCGCACCCTGGCGGCGTTGTCGGGGGAGCTGGGAAAGCCCATCAGCCTGCTGTTTGACCGGGGCGGGCGGGTGATCCGGGTGGCGGTGGGGGATGCCAAGGAACTGCCCGTGCCCGAGTCGGCTCTGGTGGAAACCCGTCTGTCCGGGTATCGCGTGCTGCACACCCATCTGGGCAACGGCGGGCTTTCCAGGCCCGACCTCTCGATGCTGTTCTTGCACCGGCTGGATGCGATGGCGGCCCTCGAGGTAGAACAAGGCCACCCCGGCAAGCTGCACCTGGCCCTGCTCTCACCACCCAAGGCCGACGAAGAGGACTGGCAGATGCTGCCCTCCAGGCCCTACCACGAATACCTCGAGTGGGACGTGACGGCTGCGGTGAACGCGCTGGAAGAGGAGCTTTCGCGCCAGGCCCGCGGCCTCGATTTGCGGGATGGCTCTGGCGAGCGAGCGGTGCTGATAGGGCTCGATCAGGGCGAGGGGGTGCAGGCCGAGGTAGACCTGGCCGAGCTGGCCGAGCTGGCCCGGACTGCCGGGGCCATCGTAGCCCACAAAGAACTGGTCTTCCGCCCCAGCCTCGACCCGCGTTATGCCATTGGTCGCGGCAAGGTGGAGGAGCTGGTGTCGCACGCCTATCATCAAAATGCCGACACCCTGATTTTTGGCATCGAGTTGAGTGCGGCCCAGGCCCGGGAGCTGGAGGCCATCACCGGCCTTAAGGTACTAGATCGCACGCAACTCATCCTGGACATCTTCGCCCAACATGCCCGCACTCCCGAGGCCAAGGTACAGGTGGAGCTGGCCCAGCTCAGATACCTGCTGCCCCGGCTGGTGGGTAAGGGGAAGGAGCTGTCCCGCCTGGGGGGCGGTATCGGCACCCGGGGGCCGGGGGAGACCAAGCTCGAGGTGGATCGGCGCCGTTTGCAAGACCGCATTGCCGAGCTGACCCGCAAGCTGCGTGAAATCGCCGGTCGTCGGCAGGAGACCCGGCGCCGGCGCGACAAATCGGGCCTGCCCATCGTGGGGGTGGTGGGCTATACCAACGCGGGCAAAACTACCCTGATGCAGGCTCTGGCCAAAAAAGGCGAGGAGGGCGAGAACAAGCTCTTTGCCACCCTGCGCCCGCTCACCCGCCGGGGCTTTTTGCCCGGTATCGGAGAGGTGCTATACACCGATACCGTCGGATTCATTCGCCACATGCCGGGTGACCTGCTGGAGGCCTTCCGCTCCACCTTAGAAGAGCTGCGTGACGCCGATGTGCTGCTGCACGTGCTGGATGCTTCGCAGGAGGGGGCGCTCGAGCGCTATCAGGTGGTCGAGGATTTGCTGGCCGACCTCGGCGTGGAGACCCGGCCCATCCTGGTGCTCTCCAAGGCCGACCGAGCGGGTGGCTACGACCTCGAGTTTCTCAAGGAGCGCCTGGGGGGCCTGCCGGTCTCGGCGGTTAGCGGGTTGGGCTTGCACGAACTCAAGCAGACGCTGGCCGAGGCCCTTGTGGTTCAGGGGGTGCGCCCGGCAGCCTGGGCCCATCTGTCTTCTGAGCCAGCGCCAAGCCGTCCAGCATTTGCGGACTAG
- a CDS encoding HAD family hydrolase: MDALKAVFFDLDDTVLRPRAFNPWAEFKKSYGLEPDLLILEGIARRPPDEQAILHHRLLQYEQALSASSEVREGIPELLGELKAIGLTTALLTNNHRDATELALQKHGLGFDLVLTREEAPPKPSPALLQQALAHFDLKPHEALYIGDSEGDRQAGQAINLPVWFLATPHNSTLHPRFEYPMELLQALLQRWG; this comes from the coding sequence GTGGACGCCTTGAAGGCCGTTTTCTTTGACCTGGACGACACAGTACTGAGGCCCAGGGCTTTCAATCCCTGGGCAGAGTTCAAAAAGAGTTATGGCCTCGAGCCCGACCTGCTCATTCTGGAGGGCATTGCTAGGCGCCCACCGGACGAACAAGCTATCTTGCATCACCGATTATTGCAGTACGAGCAGGCTTTGTCGGCCAGTTCAGAAGTGCGCGAAGGCATACCAGAGCTGTTGGGCGAACTAAAGGCCATAGGCCTCACAACCGCCCTCCTGACCAACAATCACCGGGACGCCACCGAGCTTGCGTTGCAAAAGCACGGTCTGGGCTTTGACCTGGTGCTCACCCGCGAAGAGGCCCCACCCAAACCTAGCCCGGCCCTGCTCCAACAAGCCCTAGCCCACTTTGACCTGAAACCCCACGAGGCCCTCTACATCGGCGACTCGGAGGGAGATCGGCAAGCGGGACAAGCCATAAACTTGCCGGTGTGGTTTCTGGCCACGCCGCACAACTCGACTTTGCACCCCCGTTTCGAGTACCCTATGGAGTTGTTGCAGGCGCTTCTGCAGCGTTGGGGGTAG
- a CDS encoding YdcF family protein: MRWVWVLVLLSLGLLYFSPKAVSSPLQKADWIVVLGAAQYNGEPSVIFRNRLEAALRLYRQGYAPRIAVTGGRRPGDRYSEGEVGCRYLQTKGVPRSALYCEQQSRRTVENLSNVAPIIGQSSVILVTDEPHLPRALILAEQLGIKASGFAVRGHFKESYWQRESLLAVLARLGVR, from the coding sequence ATGCGGTGGGTGTGGGTGTTGGTATTGCTGAGTTTGGGGCTGCTTTATTTCAGCCCCAAAGCCGTGTCCAGCCCACTACAAAAAGCCGACTGGATTGTGGTGCTGGGAGCGGCTCAGTACAACGGCGAACCCTCGGTGATATTTCGCAACCGCCTCGAGGCCGCCTTACGCCTGTACCGCCAGGGCTATGCCCCCCGCATCGCCGTCACCGGGGGTCGTCGGCCCGGTGACCGCTATAGCGAAGGCGAGGTCGGCTGCCGCTATCTACAGACCAAAGGGGTGCCGCGCTCGGCCCTCTACTGCGAGCAGCAAAGCCGCCGCACGGTGGAGAACCTGAGCAACGTTGCCCCGATTATCGGCCAATCCAGTGTCATCCTCGTCACCGACGAGCCCCATCTGCCCAGGGCGCTCATTCTAGCAGAACAACTCGGCATCAAAGCCAGCGGTTTTGCAGTGCGCGGACATTTCAAGGAGTCCTACTGGCAGCGTGAGAGCTTGCTGGCCGTCCTGGCCCGCCTGGGAGTGCGTTAG
- a CDS encoding MoxR family ATPase: MSEAPKPSLEPQAVMDAAAKLRTLLLEVKKVIVGQDLMLERMLVALLARGHILIEGVPGLAKTLAIKTMAEAIGASFKRIQFTPDLVPADLVGTRIYNPKEASFEVELGPIFANLILADEINRAPAKIQSALLEAMQERQVTIGHETFKLPDPFLVLATQNPIESEGTYFLPEAQVDRFMFKVWIDYPAFYEEMTVVDRVSTRFEPVSEVLSGDDLRYLQAMADRVHVHQAVTEYAVRLARATRDPGEVGLSNLKKYISFGGSPRASVNLILGAKALAIVRGREYALPEDVRDLAPEVLRHRVILSYEALADEVKLEDVVQKIIAATPLPKVHIGDPYRDTRPAVSENPSA; the protein is encoded by the coding sequence ATGAGTGAAGCCCCAAAACCCTCCCTCGAGCCCCAAGCCGTGATGGATGCAGCCGCCAAGTTGCGCACTTTGTTGCTAGAAGTCAAGAAGGTGATTGTCGGGCAAGACCTGATGCTCGAGCGTATGCTGGTAGCCTTGCTGGCGCGGGGCCACATCCTGATTGAGGGGGTGCCGGGCCTGGCCAAAACCCTGGCCATCAAGACCATGGCCGAGGCCATCGGGGCCAGCTTCAAGCGCATCCAGTTCACCCCCGATCTAGTGCCTGCCGACCTAGTAGGAACGCGCATCTACAACCCCAAAGAAGCCAGCTTCGAGGTGGAGCTAGGCCCCATTTTTGCCAACCTGATTCTGGCCGACGAAATCAACCGGGCCCCGGCCAAGATTCAATCGGCCCTGCTCGAGGCCATGCAGGAGCGCCAGGTCACCATCGGCCACGAGACCTTCAAGCTGCCCGACCCCTTTTTGGTGCTGGCCACCCAGAACCCCATCGAGTCGGAGGGCACCTACTTCCTGCCCGAGGCCCAGGTAGACCGCTTCATGTTCAAGGTCTGGATCGACTACCCCGCCTTCTACGAGGAGATGACCGTGGTAGACCGGGTGTCCACCAGGTTTGAGCCGGTCTCCGAGGTGCTCAGCGGCGACGACCTGCGCTACCTGCAAGCCATGGCCGACCGGGTGCACGTCCACCAGGCCGTGACGGAGTATGCGGTGCGGCTGGCTCGGGCAACCCGCGACCCCGGCGAGGTAGGCCTCTCGAACCTCAAGAAGTACATCAGTTTTGGCGGGAGCCCCCGCGCCAGCGTAAACCTGATTCTGGGCGCCAAGGCCCTGGCCATTGTGCGGGGCCGCGAATACGCCCTGCCCGAGGACGTGCGCGACCTAGCCCCCGAGGTCTTGCGTCACCGCGTGATCCTTTCCTACGAGGCCCTGGCCGACGAGGTGAAACTCGAGGACGTGGTACAGAAGATTATCGCTGCGACCCCACTGCCCAAGGTGCACATCGGCGACCCCTACCGCGATACCCGACCGGCGGTCTCGGAGAATCCCTCGGCCTGA
- a CDS encoding DUF58 domain-containing protein has protein sequence MLFRRASKNKIELTLTPEPKETMPRQRELPAELLRKLEFRVLKRLDGFLFGDYTGFFYGPSLDLAEVREYQPGDEVRRIDWNVTARTGKIHIRQYREEKEVTVWLVVDLSASMRFGTRRVLKLEEALEFVGTAAAIVARHGDKVGVIGFSEAGMRVVPPGTGRRQALRILHELYGLLALGQEATASQTKPSRAMHASLEQALEHIAKTLKRRTLLFVVSDFLNPRPEQEPPWARGLRRLAYRHDVVAVRIFDPAEKELPRAGELRLRDPESGEEVWIDTSDPRVRRAHAALVQAREAMLERTLRAAQVDVLSLSTAQEIVEPLLKFTLRRRGRR, from the coding sequence ATGCTGTTTCGACGAGCCAGCAAAAACAAAATTGAACTCACCCTGACGCCGGAGCCCAAAGAGACCATGCCCCGCCAGCGCGAACTGCCGGCGGAGCTATTGCGGAAGCTCGAGTTCAGGGTTTTGAAACGGCTGGACGGTTTTTTGTTCGGCGACTACACCGGCTTTTTCTATGGCCCCAGCCTCGACCTGGCCGAGGTACGCGAGTACCAGCCCGGCGACGAGGTGCGGCGCATCGACTGGAACGTGACCGCCCGTACCGGCAAAATCCACATAAGGCAGTACCGCGAAGAGAAGGAGGTCACGGTCTGGCTGGTGGTGGATCTGTCGGCCTCGATGCGGTTTGGCACCCGGCGGGTGCTAAAGCTGGAAGAGGCGCTGGAATTTGTCGGCACGGCAGCGGCCATCGTAGCCCGCCACGGTGACAAGGTGGGGGTTATTGGCTTTTCGGAAGCGGGGATGCGGGTGGTGCCTCCAGGCACGGGCCGCCGGCAGGCCCTGCGCATATTGCACGAGCTGTATGGCTTGCTGGCGCTTGGCCAGGAAGCGACAGCTTCGCAAACCAAACCATCTCGTGCGATGCACGCTTCTCTGGAACAAGCCCTCGAGCACATAGCCAAAACCCTCAAGCGCCGCACCCTCTTGTTCGTGGTGTCCGACTTTTTGAACCCCCGCCCGGAACAGGAGCCCCCTTGGGCCCGGGGACTGCGCCGGCTGGCCTACCGCCACGATGTGGTGGCGGTGCGCATCTTCGACCCTGCCGAAAAAGAGCTGCCCAGAGCGGGTGAGCTGCGGTTGCGCGACCCGGAGAGCGGCGAGGAGGTCTGGATTGATACCAGCGACCCACGGGTGCGCCGCGCCCACGCTGCCCTGGTGCAAGCCCGTGAGGCGATGCTCGAGCGCACCCTGCGAGCCGCGCAGGTAGATGTACTCTCGCTTTCTACCGCTCAGGAAATCGTGGAACCCCTGCTGAAATTTACCTTGCGTAGAAGGGGGCGAAGATGA